From the Micromonospora lupini genome, one window contains:
- a CDS encoding type I polyketide synthase: MSSANEEKLRDYLKRVTTDLQQARQRVRELTAQRAEPIAIVSMSCRFPGNVGTPEDLWELVADGRDAIGPFPAERGWDTERLYDPDPDRAGHIYAREGGFVYDADRFDAEFFGMSPREALATDPQQRLLLETAWEAFERAGIDPATQRGSQTGVFVGVMYDDYRSRLHTIPDGFEGYLGTGSAGSVASGRIAYVLGLEGPAVTVDTACSSSLVAIHQACHALRQGECDLALAGGVTVMATPMVFVEFSRQRGLAPDGRCKPFAAGADGTGWGEGAGLLLLERLSDARRNGHRVLAVVRGSAVNQDGRSSQLTAPNGPSQQRVIRRALAAARLTPDQVDAVEAHGTGTRLGDPIEAQALIATYGKQRPADRPLWIGSIKSNIGHAQAAAGVAGVIKMVMAIHAGRLPRSLHLDQPSDQVDWSQGAVAPLAEAVDWPDVGRARRAAVSSFGISGTNAHLILEQAEETPAEPMPEAEPTGPVPVPFSGHTEAAMRDQAGRLAAALRSTPIAPARIAHQVAAARTPFTHRGVAVAEDVDELVGMLDAVAAGRGAPGTVTGRVTEGATAFLFTGQGSQRAGAGRELYDRYPVFAAALDDVLAHLDPGLRDVMFAEPGSPGAGRLDDTGWTQPALFALEVALYRLVTACGIRPDQLIGHSVGELAAAHVAGVLSLPDACRLVTARGRLMQALPSGGAMIAVEAAEADVLPLLAAAGGRVGIAAVNGPLATVIAGDEDEVVQVAAELAAAGRRTRRLTVSHAFHSVRMDPMLAEFRQVAESVTYHRPTLPVVSNLTGTVAADGEMENAGYWVRHVREAVRFADGVTWLANRGVTRYLELGPDGTLTAMLRGILAGDDGPDVVAAPVLRSGRSEARTLPAAVATLHSAGSTIDWSPLLPPAPPGPGPDLPTYPFQRSRFWLDEIARITSPIHIGLGESDHPLLAAQVDLSDGDGLLFTGSVSPAAQPWIADHAVLGTCLLPGAALVELALHAGARAGAPHLADLTLEAPLTFIGRDAVHLQVRVGETDGDGRRTVTVASRTDDEAAWTRHATGTLAAGASTEPPVVPGMWPPVGAEPIDLVDAYEHLAESGYEYGPVFQGLRAAWHDGDDLIAEVTLPDEAEPDGFAVHPALLDATLHVLAVASAATAQTAARIPFTWSGVSLTATGARELRVRISTSGDDRFRVRTTDQLGNPVLDVAELAVRPIDLDQLRRSQQPEQNALRLDWVPFADLPADGTGPDDTRVLVVDGTPHLIEAVQSALTALRDEIAQERPAQARLALVTRHAVEAVPGEGVEDLAAAAVWGLARSAQTENPDRIVLVDLDTTTAVDTVPAIVAAAVAAGEDQIAVRERRMRVARLVSTGPRQDQGRAAAFDPERAVLVTGGTGSLGAVTARHLVTAYGVRRLVLVSRRGLSAPGAPELQTDLERLGAEVEVVACDVTDRAEVAALVERLGAGLGAIVHAAGTLDDAILPALTADQVERVLTAKAESARHLDELTEAYDLSAFVLFSSIAGTLGSPGQANYAAANAFLDALARRRRANGRPAVALAWGPWEQAGGMTGHLQDADVARMGRMGLSALTVEQGLSLFDGALAGSDPAVVTARLDTAALRRQASAGLLLSVLAELIRRPTRRSGDRSGGGNLVAELARRSPEDRLTALGTLVREHVATVLGHSGGDRIERGKAFRDLGFDSLSAVELRNRLTAATGLRLPATAIFDYPTPAALAVFLDEQIVGTSPAPATPTGATTVVDDDPIVIVGMGCRYPGGVRSADDLWDLVVQGRDAVSGFPTGRGWDIDALYDPDPDHPGTTYCREGGFLHDAGDFDADFFGMSPREALATDPQQRLLLETAWETIEHAGIDPTTLRGTRTGVYTGIMYADYGARLMHNPPPGYEGFLGNGSAGSIASGRIAYTLGLEGPAVTIDTACSSSLVAMHHAATALRNGECDLALAGGATIMATPNVFIEFSRQRGLAPNGRCKPFSDTADGTGWSEGAGLLLLERLTDAHTNNHHIHAILRGSAINQDGASNGLTAPNGPAQQRVIHAALTNAHLTPTDIDAIEAHGTGTTLGDPIEAQALINTYTPHRTHPLYLGSIKSNIGHTQAAAGAAGTIKMIQAINHATLPPTLHTTTPTHHIDWHTTPLQLLTTTTPWPTTNHPRRAAISSFGISGTNAHIIIEQPPTPTTTHDTTTNPETNTTTSEETAPETRPETGKDASPESDQNPSLEPGGKTEQADWTTPWLISAKTPQALTAYAQQLTHHLDTHPHTPPAAIAATLHHRTRFPHTALIFNTHQLHALATNQPGPTHLTNPPPTGKTAYLLTGQGSQHLNMGRQLHHTYPAFAHAFDTTCAALDPHLPQPLKTIIWGTNPHHLNQTLYTQPALFAIHTALHHLLTTLNLTPDYYLGHSIGELTAAHLAGLWTLTDTAHLITTRATLMHHLPPGGTMLAINTHPHNLHHTLTHHPTATIAAHNSPTNTVIAGPTHTLKTLAQHWRNEGYKVTPLNVSHAFHSPLMHHAAQQFAKTAATVTYHPTTTPIISNLTGTIATTEQLTNPHYWATLIEQPVQFATGLHTLHNHGVTTYLELGPDATLTHLTHENLPTTTAHPTTRKHQQETTTLLTTLAHTHHLPPPTTPPTTNLPTYPFQHHTYWLTEGPAHDLTASGLTSTGHPLLGAGLTRPDGGLVLTGRLAPGTTSWLTEHALDEVPLLPGTALVDMALHAARAAGYASVEELTIHAPLRLDVAQDAQLTVEAPDPDNPDRVGLSIHSRRDDEWVLHASGTLATAPVEPGDPGSWPPAGETYPVDTLYEGMTDLGYRYGPLFQGLTRAWSTADGVLAEINLPDGTDVAGFGVHPALLDAALHAIQVIRQAESGEPPHAPFAWAGIAEHPADGHPTSLRVHLRAESAPDTYSLELTDPDGRPRLSIRSLTTRPIRLGEDSAVGRNSLFELAWPAAPTGGTPTDGPWAVLGTEPVAGISADVTRYESLAALVVALNSGEPVPAVVVTAVSGPVVPSSDGLHTVTRDLMALLQRWLDVDLLEETPLVVLTSGAVAAEPGEDVTDLAGAAVWGMVRSAQTENPGRFWLVDAADVEAATLREAVAAAVTSDEHQIAVRPTQTRVPRLTRCTPAVDAADEPVIRADGTVLVTGGTGALGSVVARHLVTAYGIRNVVLTSRRGGSAPGAAELRAELAALGARAEIVACDGSDEADVRAVLAAIPPERPLRAVVHTAGVLRDGLLATMTPEHLDDVLRAKADSAWHLHRLTAELGVELDAMVFFSSVAGTLGGPGQANYAAANAVLDALAQHRRAQGLAASSLAWGHWSDVSGMAGDLTDADLARMRQSGLVPLGTSTALALFDLGVAASRAHPTLVPAPLDPRTLRQRATDGGLPRMLVDLVPVASGAGRSTAGVAGPQALLAALAPLDTAQRQAHLREMVTTEIMSVLGQADRGAVPSQRTFKELGFDSMMAVELRNSLRNVTGLRLPATLIFDRPTPEALAAFLADELGAGLGESAGTGEDETVRELLRTIPITRLRDAGLMDALLRLAGNADDSATSGDTGSESIDEMDATSLIQFALENQGA; the protein is encoded by the coding sequence ATGTCCAGCGCCAACGAGGAAAAGCTGCGCGACTACCTCAAGCGGGTCACCACCGACCTGCAGCAGGCCCGGCAGCGGGTGCGCGAACTGACCGCACAGCGCGCCGAACCGATCGCGATCGTGTCGATGAGCTGCCGCTTCCCCGGCAACGTCGGCACCCCCGAGGACCTCTGGGAGCTGGTCGCCGACGGGCGCGACGCCATCGGCCCGTTCCCCGCCGAACGGGGCTGGGACACCGAGCGGCTCTACGACCCCGATCCGGACCGCGCCGGGCACATCTACGCCCGCGAGGGCGGCTTCGTCTACGACGCCGACCGGTTCGACGCGGAGTTCTTCGGCATGAGTCCGCGGGAGGCCCTGGCGACCGACCCGCAGCAGCGCCTGCTGCTGGAGACCGCGTGGGAGGCGTTCGAGCGGGCCGGCATCGACCCGGCCACCCAGCGGGGCAGTCAGACGGGGGTCTTCGTCGGCGTGATGTACGACGACTACCGCTCCCGCCTGCACACGATCCCGGACGGCTTCGAGGGCTACCTGGGCACCGGAAGCGCCGGCAGTGTCGCCTCCGGGCGGATCGCGTACGTCCTCGGCCTCGAAGGCCCGGCCGTGACAGTCGACACCGCGTGTTCGTCGTCGCTCGTCGCCATTCACCAGGCGTGTCACGCCCTGCGCCAGGGCGAGTGTGACCTGGCGCTGGCCGGCGGGGTCACCGTGATGGCCACGCCGATGGTGTTCGTCGAGTTCAGCCGCCAGCGCGGGCTCGCGCCGGACGGGCGGTGCAAGCCGTTCGCGGCCGGGGCGGACGGCACCGGCTGGGGCGAGGGCGCCGGTCTCCTGCTGCTGGAGCGCCTGTCCGACGCGCGGCGCAACGGTCACCGGGTACTCGCCGTGGTTCGCGGCAGCGCTGTCAATCAGGACGGCCGCAGCAGCCAGCTCACCGCGCCGAACGGGCCGTCGCAGCAGCGGGTGATCCGCCGGGCGCTGGCCGCCGCGCGGCTCACGCCTGACCAGGTGGACGCGGTGGAGGCGCACGGCACGGGCACCCGGCTGGGTGATCCGATCGAGGCGCAGGCGCTGATCGCGACGTACGGCAAGCAACGGCCGGCCGACCGGCCACTGTGGATCGGATCGATCAAGTCGAACATCGGCCACGCGCAGGCCGCCGCCGGCGTCGCCGGGGTGATCAAGATGGTGATGGCCATCCATGCCGGGCGGCTGCCCCGCAGCCTCCACCTGGATCAGCCCTCCGACCAGGTGGACTGGTCGCAGGGCGCGGTGGCGCCGCTCGCCGAGGCCGTCGACTGGCCGGACGTCGGGCGCGCGCGCCGGGCGGCGGTGTCCTCCTTCGGCATCAGCGGCACGAACGCCCACCTCATCCTCGAACAGGCCGAGGAGACGCCCGCCGAGCCGATGCCGGAGGCCGAGCCCACCGGCCCGGTGCCGGTGCCGTTCTCCGGACACACCGAAGCCGCGATGCGCGACCAGGCCGGTCGGCTGGCCGCGGCGCTGCGGTCGACCCCGATCGCGCCGGCCCGGATCGCCCATCAGGTGGCCGCCGCGCGCACGCCGTTCACCCACCGTGGTGTGGCTGTCGCCGAGGACGTCGACGAGCTGGTCGGGATGCTCGACGCCGTGGCTGCCGGCCGCGGCGCTCCCGGCACGGTCACCGGACGGGTGACCGAGGGCGCCACGGCGTTCCTGTTCACCGGGCAGGGCAGCCAGCGGGCGGGCGCGGGCCGGGAGCTGTACGACAGGTACCCCGTCTTCGCGGCCGCCCTCGACGACGTGCTCGCCCACCTCGACCCCGGCCTGCGCGACGTCATGTTCGCCGAACCGGGCTCTCCCGGGGCCGGCCGGCTCGACGACACCGGGTGGACCCAGCCGGCGCTGTTCGCCCTCGAGGTGGCCCTCTACCGCCTGGTCACCGCGTGCGGTATCCGGCCCGACCAGCTGATCGGGCACTCCGTCGGCGAGTTGGCGGCGGCGCACGTCGCAGGCGTGTTGTCGCTGCCCGACGCCTGTCGTCTGGTCACCGCCCGGGGGCGTCTCATGCAGGCACTCCCGAGCGGCGGCGCGATGATCGCCGTCGAGGCCGCCGAGGCGGATGTGCTGCCGCTCCTGGCGGCGGCCGGCGGACGCGTCGGGATCGCCGCGGTCAACGGTCCGCTCGCGACAGTCATCGCCGGCGACGAGGACGAGGTCGTCCAGGTCGCGGCCGAGCTGGCCGCCGCGGGACGGCGAACCCGCCGGCTGACCGTCAGTCACGCCTTCCATTCGGTACGCATGGACCCGATGCTCGCGGAGTTCCGCCAGGTCGCCGAGAGCGTCACCTACCATCGCCCCACCCTGCCGGTGGTCTCCAACCTGACCGGCACGGTGGCCGCCGACGGGGAGATGGAGAACGCCGGATACTGGGTCCGTCACGTCCGCGAGGCGGTCCGCTTCGCCGACGGCGTGACCTGGCTCGCCAACCGGGGCGTGACGCGCTACCTGGAGCTGGGCCCGGACGGCACGTTGACCGCGATGCTCCGCGGCATCCTGGCCGGTGACGACGGGCCGGACGTCGTGGCGGCGCCGGTGCTGCGCTCCGGTAGGTCCGAGGCACGTACGCTGCCCGCCGCGGTCGCCACCCTGCACAGCGCCGGCAGCACGATCGACTGGTCGCCCCTGCTGCCGCCCGCCCCACCCGGCCCGGGGCCCGACCTGCCGACGTACCCGTTCCAGCGCAGCCGGTTCTGGCTCGACGAGATCGCGCGGATCACCAGCCCGATCCACATCGGGCTGGGCGAGTCGGACCACCCGCTGCTCGCCGCTCAGGTGGACCTCTCCGACGGCGACGGCCTGCTGTTCACCGGCTCGGTGTCACCGGCCGCGCAGCCCTGGATCGCCGATCACGCCGTGCTCGGGACGTGCCTGCTTCCCGGCGCCGCGCTTGTCGAACTCGCGCTGCACGCCGGGGCCCGGGCGGGCGCACCGCACCTGGCGGATCTCACCCTGGAAGCGCCACTGACCTTCATCGGCCGGGACGCCGTCCACCTCCAGGTCCGGGTCGGCGAGACGGACGGCGACGGGCGTCGGACGGTCACCGTCGCCTCGCGTACCGACGACGAGGCGGCGTGGACCCGGCACGCCACCGGAACGCTTGCGGCCGGGGCGTCGACCGAGCCCCCGGTGGTGCCCGGGATGTGGCCGCCGGTGGGAGCGGAGCCGATCGACCTGGTCGACGCCTACGAGCACCTCGCCGAATCGGGTTACGAGTACGGGCCGGTGTTCCAGGGGCTGCGGGCCGCCTGGCACGACGGCGACGACCTGATCGCCGAGGTCACCCTCCCCGACGAGGCCGAGCCGGACGGTTTCGCGGTGCACCCGGCGCTCCTCGACGCCACCCTGCACGTCCTGGCCGTCGCATCCGCCGCCACGGCGCAGACCGCGGCCCGGATCCCGTTCACCTGGTCCGGCGTCAGCCTGACCGCGACCGGCGCACGGGAACTGCGGGTCCGGATCTCGACGTCCGGCGACGACCGGTTCCGGGTCCGGACCACCGACCAGCTCGGCAACCCGGTCCTCGACGTCGCCGAACTCGCCGTCCGCCCGATCGACCTCGACCAGCTACGCCGCTCGCAGCAGCCGGAGCAGAACGCGCTACGGCTGGACTGGGTGCCGTTCGCGGATCTCCCAGCGGACGGGACCGGGCCGGACGACACCCGAGTACTCGTGGTCGACGGCACGCCGCACCTGATCGAGGCGGTCCAGAGTGCGCTCACCGCGCTGCGCGACGAGATCGCGCAGGAACGGCCTGCGCAGGCCCGACTCGCGCTGGTGACCCGCCACGCCGTCGAGGCGGTCCCCGGCGAAGGAGTCGAGGACCTGGCCGCCGCGGCGGTGTGGGGTCTCGCCCGCTCCGCCCAGACCGAGAACCCGGACCGGATCGTCCTCGTCGACCTGGACACCACGACCGCCGTGGACACGGTCCCGGCGATCGTCGCCGCCGCCGTCGCGGCGGGAGAAGACCAGATCGCCGTACGCGAGCGCAGGATGCGGGTTGCCCGACTGGTTTCCACGGGGCCCCGCCAGGATCAGGGACGAGCGGCCGCGTTCGACCCCGAGCGTGCCGTGTTGGTCACCGGTGGCACCGGATCGCTGGGCGCGGTCACCGCACGGCACCTCGTGACGGCGTACGGCGTCCGGAGACTCGTCCTGGTGAGCCGCCGCGGCCTCTCCGCCCCCGGCGCCCCCGAGTTGCAGACCGACCTGGAGCGGCTGGGCGCCGAGGTCGAGGTGGTGGCCTGCGACGTGACCGACCGGGCCGAGGTGGCGGCCCTGGTGGAACGGCTCGGCGCCGGGCTCGGCGCGATCGTGCACGCGGCCGGCACGCTTGACGACGCGATCCTGCCCGCGCTCACCGCCGACCAGGTGGAGCGGGTCCTGACCGCGAAGGCCGAGAGCGCCCGTCACCTTGACGAGCTGACCGAAGCGTACGACCTGAGCGCGTTCGTGCTGTTCTCGTCGATCGCGGGCACCCTGGGCTCACCCGGGCAGGCCAACTACGCTGCGGCCAACGCCTTCCTGGACGCGCTGGCCCGCCGGCGCCGGGCCAACGGACGGCCCGCGGTCGCGCTGGCCTGGGGGCCGTGGGAACAGGCCGGTGGCATGACGGGTCACCTGCAGGATGCCGACGTCGCCCGGATGGGTCGGATGGGCCTGTCCGCACTCACCGTCGAGCAGGGTCTGTCCCTGTTCGACGGCGCGCTGGCCGGGTCGGATCCGGCGGTGGTGACCGCGCGGCTGGACACCGCGGCGCTACGCCGGCAGGCATCGGCGGGTCTTCTCCTGTCGGTCCTCGCCGAGCTGATCCGCAGGCCGACGCGCCGCTCGGGTGACCGGTCCGGTGGCGGCAACCTGGTCGCGGAGCTGGCGCGGCGATCTCCCGAGGACCGTCTGACGGCGCTCGGCACCCTGGTCCGGGAACACGTCGCGACAGTGCTCGGGCACTCCGGCGGAGACCGGATCGAACGTGGCAAGGCGTTCCGGGACCTCGGCTTCGACTCGCTCAGCGCTGTCGAGTTGCGCAATCGGTTGACAGCCGCGACGGGCCTGCGTCTGCCCGCGACGGCGATCTTCGACTATCCGACTCCGGCTGCGCTCGCCGTCTTTCTCGACGAGCAGATCGTCGGAACGAGCCCGGCGCCTGCGACGCCGACCGGGGCAACCACAGTGGTCGACGACGATCCGATCGTGATCGTCGGGATGGGTTGTCGGTATCCGGGGGGTGTGCGCTCAGCCGATGACCTGTGGGACTTGGTCGTTCAGGGCCGCGACGCCGTGTCCGGGTTCCCCACCGGACGAGGCTGGGACATCGACGCCCTCTACGACCCCGACCCCGACCACCCCGGCACCACCTACTGCCGCGAAGGCGGCTTCCTGCACGACGCCGGCGACTTCGACGCCGACTTCTTCGGCATGAGCCCCCGCGAAGCCCTCGCCACCGACCCCCAACAACGACTCCTGCTCGAAACCGCATGGGAAACCATCGAACACGCCGGCATCGACCCCACCACCCTGCGCGGCACCCGCACCGGCGTCTACACCGGCATCATGTACGCCGACTACGGCGCCCGCCTCATGCACAACCCACCCCCCGGCTACGAAGGATTCCTCGGCAACGGCAGCGCCGGCAGCATCGCCTCCGGCCGCATCGCCTACACGTTGGGCCTCGAAGGCCCCGCCGTCACCATCGACACCGCCTGCTCATCGTCGTTGGTCGCCATGCACCACGCCGCCACCGCCCTGCGCAACGGCGAATGCGACCTCGCCCTCGCCGGCGGCGCCACCATCATGGCCACCCCCAACGTCTTCATCGAATTCTCCCGCCAACGCGGCCTCGCCCCCAACGGACGCTGCAAACCCTTCTCCGACACCGCCGACGGCACCGGCTGGAGCGAAGGCGCAGGACTCCTCCTGCTCGAACGCCTCACCGACGCCCACACCAACAACCACCACATCCACGCCATCCTGCGCGGCTCCGCCATCAACCAAGACGGCGCCTCCAACGGACTCACCGCCCCCAACGGCCCCGCCCAACAACGCGTCATCCACGCCGCCCTCACCAACGCCCACCTCACCCCCACCGACATCGACGCCATCGAAGCCCACGGCACCGGCACCACCCTCGGCGACCCCATCGAAGCCCAAGCCCTCATCAACACCTACACCCCCCACCGCACCCACCCCCTCTACCTCGGCTCCATCAAATCCAACATCGGCCACACCCAAGCCGCCGCCGGAGCCGCCGGCACCATCAAAATGATCCAAGCCATCAACCACGCCACCCTCCCCCCCACCCTCCACACCACCACCCCCACCCACCACATCGACTGGCACACCACCCCCCTCCAACTGCTCACCACCACCACACCCTGGCCCACCACCAACCACCCCCGCCGCGCCGCCATCTCCTCCTTCGGCATCTCCGGCACCAACGCCCACATCATCATCGAACAACCACCCACCCCCACCACCACCCACGACACCACCACGAACCCGGAAACCAACACCACAACCAGCGAAGAAACCGCACCCGAAACACGCCCGGAAACGGGTAAGGACGCAAGTCCGGAATCAGATCAGAACCCGAGTCTGGAGCCAGGCGGAAAAACCGAGCAGGCCGACTGGACCACACCGTGGCTCATCTCCGCGAAAACACCACAAGCCCTCACCGCCTACGCCCAACAACTCACCCACCACCTCGACACCCACCCCCACACCCCACCCGCCGCCATCGCCGCCACACTCCACCACCGCACCCGCTTCCCCCACACCGCCCTCATCTTCAACACCCACCAACTCCACGCCCTCGCCACCAACCAACCCGGACCCACCCACCTCACCAACCCACCCCCCACCGGCAAAACCGCCTACCTCCTCACCGGCCAAGGCAGCCAACACCTCAACATGGGCCGCCAACTCCACCACACCTACCCCGCCTTCGCCCACGCCTTCGACACCACCTGCGCCGCCCTCGACCCCCACCTCCCCCAACCCCTCAAAACCATCATCTGGGGCACCAACCCCCACCACCTCAACCAAACCCTCTACACCCAACCCGCCCTCTTCGCCATCCACACCGCCCTACACCACCTCCTCACCACCCTCAACCTCACCCCCGACTACTACCTCGGCCACTCCATCGGCGAACTCACCGCCGCCCACCTCGCCGGACTCTGGACCCTCACCGACACCGCCCACCTCATCACCACCCGCGCCACCCTCATGCACCACCTCCCACCCGGCGGCACCATGCTCGCCATCAACACCCACCCCCACAACCTCCACCACACCCTCACCCACCACCCCACCGCCACCATCGCCGCCCACAACTCCCCCACCAACACCGTCATCGCCGGCCCCACACACACCCTCAAAACCCTCGCCCAACACTGGCGAAACGAAGGCTACAAAGTCACCCCCCTCAACGTCTCCCACGCCTTCCACTCACCCCTCATGCACCACGCCGCCCAACAATTCGCCAAAACCGCCGCCACCGTCACCTACCACCCCACCACCACACCCATCATCTCCAACCTCACCGGAACCATCGCCACCACCGAACAACTCACCAACCCCCACTACTGGGCCACCCTCATCGAACAACCCGTCCAATTCGCCACCGGCCTCCACACCCTCCACAACCACGGCGTCACCACCTACCTCGAACTCGGACCCGACGCCACCCTCACCCACCTCACCCACGAAAACCTCCCCACCACCACCGCCCACCCCACCACCCGCAAACACCAACAAGAAACCACCACCCTCCTCACCACCCTCGCCCACACCCACCACCTCCCACCCCCCACCACACCACCCACCACCAACCTCCCCACCTACCCCTTCCAACACCACACCTACTGGCTCACGGAGGGTCCCGCCCACGACCTGACGGCCAGCGGGCTCACCTCGACCGGACACCCACTCCTCGGAGCCGGGCTGACCCGCCCCGACGGCGGCCTCGTCCTCACCGGACGACTCGCCCCCGGCACGACGAGCTGGCTCACGGAGCACGCGCTCGACGAGGTGCCCCTGCTGCCGGGAACCGCGCTCGTCGACATGGCGCTGCACGCGGCCCGTGCCGCCGGGTACGCCTCGGTCGAGGAACTGACCATCCACGCGCCACTGCGGCTCGACGTGGCCCAGGACGCTCAGCTGACGGTGGAGGCCCCGGACCCCGACAACCCGGACCGGGTCGGGCTGTCCATCCACTCCCGGCGCGACGACGAATGGGTCCTGCACGCCAGCGGCACCCTCGCGACGGCGCCGGTCGAGCCCGGCGACCCGGGATCCTGGCCGCCGGCCGGCGAGACCTATCCCGTGGACACCCTGTACGAGGGGATGACCGACCTCGGATACCGGTACGGGCCGCTGTTCCAGGGCCTCACCCGAGCGTGGTCCACCGCGGACGGGGTGCTGGCGGAGATCAACCTTCCGGACGGGACCGACGTCGCGGGCTTCGGGGTCCATCCGGCCCTGCTTGACGCGGCCCTGCACGCCATCCAGGTGATCCGCCAGGCCGAATCCGGGGAGCCGCCGCACGCGCCGTTCGCCTGGGCCGGCATTGCCGAGCACCCGGCCGATGGTCACCCCACGTCGCTACGCGTCCACCTACGCGCCGAGTCCGCACCGGACACGTACTCGCTGGAACTGACCGATCCGGACGGCCGTCCGCGTCTGAGCATCCGGTCGCTGACCACACGCCCCATCCGACTCGGCGAGGACTCGGCTGTCGGTCGCAACTCGCTGTTCGAGCTGGCCTGGCCGGCCGCGCCGACGGGCGGAACGCCTACCGACGGGCCGTGGGCGGTGCTCGGTACCGAGCCGGTTGCCGGCATCTCGGCGGACGTCACCCGCTACGAGAGTCTTGCTGCCCTGGTGGTCGCGCTGAACTCCGGCGAACCGGTGCCCGCCGTGGTCGTGACGGCCGTATCCGGACCCGTCGTCCCGTCCTCCGACGGCCTGCACACCGTCACGCGGGACCTGATGGCGCTGCTGCAACGGTGGCTCGACGTCGACCTGCTCGAAGAGACGCCACTTGTGGTGCTCACCTCGGGCGCGGTCGCCGCGGAGCCGGGCGAGGACGTCACCGACCTCGCCGGCGCCGCCGTCTGGGGCATGGTCCGCTCCGCGCAGACGGAGAATCCTGGCCGGTTCTGGCTGGTGGACGCCGCCGACGTCGAGGCCGCGACATTGCGCGAGGCTGTCGCTGCGGCGGTCACCAGCGACGAACACCAGATCGCGGTACGCCCGACACAGACCCGCGTACCCCGACTGACCCGCTGCACGCCGGCCGTCGACGCGGCGGACGAGCCGGTCATCCGGGCGGACGGGACGGTGCTGGTGACCGGTGGCACGGGTGCCCTCGGCTCGGTGGTGGCACGGCACCTGGTGACCGCGTACGGCATCAGGAATGTGGTGTTGACCAGCCGACGCGGAGGCAGCGCGCCCGGTGCGGCCGAGCTGCGGGCGGAGCTCGCCGCGCTCGGCGCGCGAGCCGAGATCGTCGCCTGCGACGGTTCCGACGAGGCCGACGTGCGGGCCGTGCTGGCCGCGATCCCGCCGGAACGGCCGCTGCGGGCGGTGGTGCACACCGCGGGCGTCCTGCGCGACGGCCTGCTGGCCACGATGACCCCGGAGCACCTCGACGACGTGCTGCGCGCCAAGGCCGACAGCGCCTGGCACCTGCACCGGCTCACCGCCGAACTCGGTGTCGAACTGGACGCGATGGTGTTCTTCTCGTCGGTGGCCGGCACACTCGGCGGTCCGGGGCAGGCCAACTACGCGGCGGCCAACGCCGTGCTCGACGCCCTCGCCCAGCACCGCAGGGCGCAGGGGCTGGCGGCTTCGTCGCTGGCCTGGGGGCACTGGTCGGACGTGTCCGGAATGGCGGGCGACCTGACGGACGCGGACCTGGCCCGGATGCGACAGTCGGGTCTGGTCCCGTTGGGCACCAGCACGGCCCTCGCCCTGTTCGACCTGGGCGTGGCCGCCTCCCGTGCGCATCCGACGCTGGTGCCGGCACCGCTGGACCCGCGAACGCTGCGCCAGCGGGCCACCGACGGCGGGCTTCCCCGGATGCTTGTGGACCTCGTCCCGGTGGCCTCCGGCGCGGGACGGTCGACGGCGGGGGTCGCGGGGCCGCAGGCGCTGCTGGCGGCGTTGGCCCCGCTCGACACGGCGCAGCGCCAGGCGCACCTGCGGGAGATGGTGACGACCGAGATCATGAGCGTGCTCGGCCAGGCCGATCGCGGCGCGGTGCCGAGTCAGCGCACGTTCAAGGAACTCGGCTTCGACTCCATGATGGCCGTCGAACTGCGCAACAGCCTGCGTAATGTCACCGGGCTGCGACTGCCGGCCACGCTGATCTTCGACCGGCCGACACCGGAGGCGCTGGCCGCCTTCCTGGCCGACGAGCTCGGCGCCGGGCTCGGGGAGTCGGCGGGCACCGGCGAGGACGAAACGGTCCGCGAGCTGCTGCGGACCATACCGATCACCCGGCTGCGCGACGCCGGGCTGATGGACGCGCTTCTTCGGCTGGCCGGAAACGCCGATGACAGCGCCACCTCCGGCGACACCGGATCGGAATCGATCGACGAGATGGACGCGACAAGCCTCATTCAGTTCGCGCTCGAGAATCAGGGAGCTTGA